A stretch of the Uranotaenia lowii strain MFRU-FL chromosome 3, ASM2978415v1, whole genome shotgun sequence genome encodes the following:
- the LOC129753557 gene encoding SUMO-activating enzyme subunit 1: MVEANGIELTEHEAELYDRQIRLWGLDSQKRLRAARILIAGLNGLGAEIAKNVILSGVKAVTLLDDKVIQESDFCSQFLAPQSSLGTNRAEASLSRAQHLNPMVELKAETEKLSDKPNEYFKNFDVVCIIGALTEELLRIDGVCRETGIKFFAADLWGMFGYSFADLQEHNFAEDVVKHKIISKPNEKTKTELVTSTVKRTLVYPSYQALLDFDFKAQSYARKLKRSGPALPLLRVLQKFREVEKRDPLYSDRENDLTKLLKVRDELEATVVPDSALTHVFAQISPAAAIVGGAVAHEIIKTVSQKEAPHHNVFLFDPESCCGFIESIGGEA; this comes from the coding sequence ATTGCGTGCGGCTCGCATTTTGATTGCCGGGCTCAACGGATTAGGAGCAGAAATAGCCAAGAATGTCATCCTATCAGGCGTGAAAGCTGTTACTCTTCTTGACGATAAAGTCATTCAAGAGTCTGACTTCTGTTCGCAATTTCTCGCTCCACAATCATCACTCGGCACTAACAGAGCGGAGGCTTCGCTTTCACGTGCGCAACATTTGAATCCGATGGTAGAGCTAAAGGCTGAGACCGAAAAGTTGTCGGATAAACCGAacgagtattttaaaaactttgacgtCGTATGTATCATTGGAGCGTTAACTGAGGAATTGCTTCGCATTGATGGGGTGTGTCGCGAAACTGGGATTAAATTCTTTGCAGCGGACCTTTGGGGTATGTTTGGATACAGCTTTGCCGATCTACAGGAacacaactttgccgaagatgTCGTTAAACATAAGATCATctcaaaacctaatgaaaagaCCAAGACCGAACTGGTAACGTCAACGGTCAAAAGGACCTTGGTTTATCCATCATACCAAGCATTGCTAGACTTTGACTTCAAGGCCCAGTcatatgctagaaagctcaaacGTTCAGGACCTGCCTTGCCGCTGCTGCGAGTGTTGCAAAAATTCCGCGAAGTAGAAAAGCGTGATCCATTGTACTCGGATCGCGAAAATGATTTGACAAAGCTATTGAAGGTGCGTGATGAACTGGAAGCAACAGTGGTTCCGGATAGCGCATTGACCCACGTATTTGCCCAGATCTCACCAGCAGCTGCCATCGTGGGCGGTGCCGTTGCTCACGAAATCATCAAAACTGTCTCGCAGAAGGAAGCTCCCCACCACAATGTATTTCTCTTCGATCCGGAAAGCTGCTGTGGTTTCATCGAATCGATCGGAGGTGAAGCTTAG